One segment of Marinitoga litoralis DNA contains the following:
- a CDS encoding GGDEF domain-containing protein codes for MKKIIYFFIGLILFVLLWGTIYKLNNLEGEKLSIWYDENGNELKVPIIKTLKGKDLTLTTYFKKTDKEYIVFPEIDGNYAEIYLNNVLIKKIEYGKNDLFNLYLKPHLVFLGNNLKEVNELKIIIFDLYKGGIKTIPILINNEELNKYSILKFFNYGITSSIGGIIFLALLLLIDYLFFLKTSSKKIFLYYFFSLILLLIATRDFHYVSWGNPKVFLMMKKTFFISLYSSFMFFLQTFYLNYKKKNIISFFSVILLTIPIMFFIFSKDLYTLMEYYNKFAIIPLSVIILMMVLYKEKDQDIILFSFLLFIIIHDVIATYYPVNGDRFLFQYTIFSYTIFIGLKLIEELKTAHIMLNDYSQKAYLDPLTRSYNRFLLSHIELTFNDTLVFLDLNDMKTINDMYGHEKGDEALIYLSKTIKKHIRNEDFLIRYGGDEFIVILKNCGVDIAKSKFLEIQKDLNNFEIPLSISFGISKVNKDLYNTLKLADKRMYKMKRILKSANTNKKREA; via the coding sequence ATGAAAAAAATTATATACTTTTTCATTGGATTAATCCTGTTTGTTTTATTATGGGGAACTATATATAAACTTAATAATTTGGAAGGCGAAAAATTATCCATTTGGTATGATGAAAATGGAAATGAGTTAAAAGTACCAATTATTAAGACATTAAAAGGCAAGGATTTAACTTTAACTACTTATTTCAAAAAAACAGATAAAGAATATATTGTATTTCCAGAAATTGACGGGAATTACGCTGAAATATACCTTAATAATGTTTTGATAAAAAAAATAGAATATGGTAAAAACGATCTATTTAACCTTTATTTAAAACCTCATTTAGTCTTTTTAGGAAATAATTTAAAAGAAGTTAATGAATTAAAAATTATCATTTTCGATTTGTATAAAGGCGGGATAAAAACCATACCTATTTTAATAAATAACGAAGAATTAAATAAATATTCTATATTAAAATTTTTTAATTATGGTATCACTTCTTCAATAGGAGGTATTATTTTTCTTGCTCTTTTACTGTTAATAGATTATCTATTTTTTCTAAAAACCTCTTCAAAAAAAATATTTCTTTATTACTTTTTTTCATTAATACTATTACTTATAGCTACAAGAGATTTTCATTATGTTTCATGGGGAAATCCAAAAGTTTTTTTAATGATGAAAAAAACATTTTTCATTTCTTTATACTCAAGCTTCATGTTTTTTCTCCAAACATTTTATTTAAATTATAAAAAAAAGAATATAATAAGTTTTTTTAGTGTAATATTATTAACTATACCCATAATGTTTTTTATATTTTCAAAAGACTTATATACATTAATGGAGTATTATAACAAATTTGCTATTATTCCCCTATCAGTAATAATATTAATGATGGTTTTATACAAAGAAAAAGATCAAGATATAATACTATTTTCTTTTTTATTATTTATAATTATTCACGATGTTATAGCAACATATTATCCTGTAAATGGAGATAGATTCTTATTTCAATATACTATTTTTTCATATACAATTTTTATAGGCTTAAAATTAATAGAAGAATTAAAAACAGCACATATAATGCTCAACGATTATTCTCAAAAAGCATATTTAGATCCATTAACACGTTCATATAATAGATTTTTACTTAGTCATATCGAATTAACGTTTAATGACACATTAGTTTTTCTAGACTTAAATGATATGAAAACAATAAATGATATGTACGGACATGAAAAAGGTGATGAAGCTCTAATATATCTTTCAAAAACAATAAAAAAACATATTAGAAATGAAGATTTTTTAATTAGATATGGCGGAGATGAATTTATTGTTATCTTAAAAAACTGTGGTGTTGATATAGCTAAATCAAAATTTTTAGAAATTCAAAAAGATTTAAACAATTTTGAAATTCCATTATCCATTTCTTTTGGTATATCAAAAGTCAATAAAGATTTGTATAATACTTTAAAATTAGCAGATAAAAGAATGTATAAAATGAAAAGAATCTTAAAAAGTGCTAATACAAATAAAAAAAGAGAAGCGTAA